A genome region from Persephonella sp. includes the following:
- a CDS encoding cupin domain-containing protein, producing the protein MALKIYPVSENFNPERPLSEKIISTDNMVVVHFYLKAGQKIPLHVSKSEVLVTVLRGKGKFYYQDENTYEVLEEEESLFYPAEEPHGFEAEEDMIVQAVISPNPQK; encoded by the coding sequence ATGGCACTGAAAATTTATCCTGTATCAGAAAATTTTAATCCTGAAAGACCCCTTTCTGAAAAAATCATTTCAACAGATAATATGGTTGTTGTTCATTTTTATCTTAAGGCAGGTCAAAAAATACCACTACATGTATCTAAATCAGAAGTATTAGTGACTGTTTTAAGAGGTAAAGGCAAGTTTTATTACCAGGATGAGAATACTTATGAAGTTTTGGAAGAAGAAGAAAGTCTGTTTTACCCTGCCGAAGAACCACATGGTTTCGAAGCAGAAGAAGATATGATTGTTCAGGCTGTTATTTCTCCAAATCCTCAAAAGTAA
- the cobA gene encoding uroporphyrinogen-III C-methyltransferase: MGKVYIVGAGPGDPELLTVKAVRVLKEADVILYDRLVNPEILFYAKPGCELIYVGKEDGKHILEQDKINFLIYEFATKNDIVVRLKGGDPFVFGRGGEEAIFLKEKGIPYEIIPGITSAISVPEYAGVPVTHRGVASSFVVVTGHGSKGQFPDIDWEALSKIDTVIFLMGVSNRDKIAQNLIKAGRSPETPVIFIEKGTTKEQKEITATLKDVAEGKVKVYPPAIFLVGEVVNLKDKISWFEENLKKVEI, encoded by the coding sequence ATGGGTAAGGTTTATATTGTCGGAGCAGGACCGGGAGACCCGGAACTTTTAACGGTAAAGGCTGTAAGGGTTTTGAAAGAGGCAGATGTAATACTTTACGACAGGCTTGTTAATCCAGAAATCCTGTTTTATGCAAAGCCTGGATGTGAGCTTATATATGTGGGTAAAGAAGACGGAAAACATATTTTAGAGCAGGATAAAATAAACTTTTTGATATATGAATTTGCCACTAAAAATGATATAGTTGTTCGCCTTAAAGGTGGAGACCCTTTTGTATTCGGTAGAGGTGGAGAAGAAGCAATTTTTCTAAAAGAAAAAGGAATTCCCTATGAAATAATCCCCGGAATAACATCAGCTATTTCTGTTCCTGAATATGCAGGGGTTCCAGTTACACATCGGGGAGTTGCATCATCTTTTGTAGTTGTAACAGGACACGGTTCAAAGGGTCAGTTTCCTGATATAGACTGGGAGGCCTTATCAAAAATAGACACAGTTATATTCTTAATGGGCGTTTCAAATAGAGACAAAATAGCTCAAAATCTGATAAAGGCAGGAAGATCTCCGGAAACACCTGTTATCTTTATAGAAAAAGGTACCACCAAAGAACAAAAAGAAATTACAGCAACATTAAAAGATGTAGCCGAAGGTAAAGTAAAAGTTTATCCTCCTGCCATATTCCTCGTTGGAGAAGTAGTAAATCTAAAGGACAAAATAAGCTGGTTTGAAGAAAACTTAAAAAAGGTGGAGATATGA
- a CDS encoding V4R domain-containing protein: protein MEEIIKQISKVKREKLGTEIPILVFRALRHYTDIYATDLLGENAAHILFINAGKSLGKALGRELYDTDLSKYLENIVKFIEEEKIGLLKITHFDDEKLVVQLDECITCAGMDNIGKRICFFEVGLVAGFVENYLGKKVIAQETKCNANGEETCEVTVNLK from the coding sequence ATGGAGGAAATAATTAAGCAAATTTCAAAAGTTAAAAGAGAAAAATTAGGAACAGAGATCCCCATTCTTGTTTTCCGTGCATTACGCCATTACACAGATATTTATGCCACAGACTTACTCGGAGAGAATGCTGCACATATACTATTTATTAATGCTGGAAAATCATTAGGAAAAGCTTTAGGTAGAGAACTTTATGATACAGATTTAAGTAAATACTTAGAAAATATAGTTAAGTTCATTGAAGAAGAAAAAATAGGTTTATTAAAAATAACGCATTTTGACGATGAAAAACTTGTAGTTCAGCTTGATGAATGTATTACATGTGCAGGAATGGATAATATCGGGAAAAGAATATGTTTCTTTGAAGTCGGATTAGTAGCAGGTTTTGTTGAAAATTATCTTGGTAAGAAAGTTATAGCACAGGAAACAAAATGTAATGCAAATGGTGAAGAAACTTGTGAAGTAACTGTTAATCTAAAATGA
- a CDS encoding Lrp/AsnC family transcriptional regulator — translation MIATLSDIEKKIISQLQEGIPIVEKPFEKLSSEIGISQSEYLDVVNNLKEQKIIRQISPIYDTKSLGYDSSLVAFKVEDDIEKVAQFVNSHPGVSHNYERTHEFNLWFTIAVPPDSSLGLEKTVQLIAEKNNIKQYAILRTEKLYKIGVKLDTEGTKKKEKIKKTQPKIDYQLQEEDKDIIKISQEDIPLVENPFEEYAKQLGISQDYLLEKLNLYLKAGLMRRFAAILYHKKAGFKANGMTVWNVPEEKIDKLGYKLASYKAVTHCYKRTTNKYWKYPLFSMIHAQTKEELEQFVKDIAEEEGIKDYLILYSTTEFKKRRIKYFSDEFYKWEVYIQNGGNN, via the coding sequence ATGATAGCAACACTGTCAGATATTGAGAAAAAGATTATCTCACAACTACAAGAAGGTATTCCAATTGTAGAAAAACCATTTGAAAAGTTATCCTCTGAAATCGGCATTTCACAATCAGAATATCTGGATGTAGTCAATAATCTAAAAGAACAAAAAATTATTAGACAGATTTCTCCAATTTATGACACAAAATCCCTTGGATACGACAGTTCACTTGTAGCTTTTAAAGTGGAAGATGACATAGAAAAGGTTGCCCAATTTGTCAATTCTCATCCGGGAGTTAGTCATAACTACGAAAGAACCCATGAGTTTAATTTGTGGTTTACAATAGCAGTTCCACCGGACAGTAGTCTTGGACTTGAAAAAACTGTTCAACTTATAGCTGAAAAAAACAATATCAAACAGTATGCAATCTTAAGGACGGAAAAACTCTATAAGATAGGGGTTAAACTGGATACAGAAGGGACAAAGAAAAAAGAAAAAATAAAGAAAACACAGCCAAAAATTGACTACCAGCTTCAAGAAGAAGACAAAGATATTATCAAGATATCCCAAGAGGATATACCTCTTGTTGAAAATCCATTTGAAGAATATGCTAAACAACTGGGAATATCTCAGGATTATCTACTGGAAAAACTGAATTTATATCTTAAAGCAGGTCTTATGAGGAGATTTGCAGCAATCCTGTATCACAAAAAAGCAGGCTTTAAAGCTAATGGTATGACCGTATGGAATGTCCCAGAGGAAAAAATAGACAAACTTGGTTATAAACTGGCTTCATACAAAGCTGTAACCCATTGTTATAAAAGAACAACCAATAAATACTGGAAATATCCGCTGTTCTCAATGATACATGCCCAGACAAAAGAAGAACTTGAACAATTTGTAAAAGATATAGCAGAAGAAGAAGGAATAAAAGATTATCTAATCCTTTACTCAACTACGGAATTCAAGAAAAGAAGAATCAAATATTTTTCAGATGAGTTTTATAAATGGGAGGTTTACATACAAAATGGAGGAAATAATTAA
- a CDS encoding cbb3-type cytochrome c oxidase subunit I has translation MSNLTDASAKKWFLIFLLSTIAAVGIFLFLTVNQIKNVPPIPKEVKGTQTLYTYDDIIQGKAYFQKYVLMDHGTLLGNGAYIGPDYTSWILHEKIVQLQNIYAQEKYGKDYNSLSKEEKAQIDYLVTQDVRKKSILKDGVTQVTPEHEKAFQAAKKKLVDFLVKGNPNYAWVGGIIKPQEADKIADFVDWTTLVAVTPRPGMEPKDNVSVIKSLGGSLNVYKTLNMHPTYTNNWPPEPAIGMDAGYSSLFWSLVAFMACWTLTIIVMWAFYDYFLKFDTEKEYSEALKITKLTPMQQKVIKFVPLVPLFFVLQTLMGGYLAHLFADPHHNWIIPQAIFPFNVAREFHLNLAVLWIAIGWLAGGLFVAPLASGGKDFKFPIAVDILWIALLIVGGGGLIGLWLGALGKLPDSLWFWLGSEGREYIELGRIWDIGLVVGLVLWFTIVFFTVRQAEKITPPLQMMIWSAFAIAVLYMAGMAPLTKIMPNFTIDDYFRWWVVHLWVENTFELFAAGTLAFLTVALGLVSARFATIMMFFEAFLIVAAGTIGTGHHYFWMGENEYWIAWGGVLSSLEPLPLVILMIEATKEYLHIKKKGEAFPFRMAFLWLAGSAFLNWLGAGFYGMLINLPIVNYYEHGTYFGMAHGHVALLGAFGYISIAFLYFIARANALAKGLHWDEKVSNLAFWLTTAGIFIFAFPVLVIGEKQMEWAFNYGYWVARTREVLEGMGFWLWIRLIPDLMIIAGAVLLLVDLVYKLYLSKKEATATATA, from the coding sequence ATGAGTAACCTAACAGATGCAAGTGCTAAGAAGTGGTTCTTGATTTTCCTATTGTCCACGATAGCTGCAGTAGGTATTTTCCTGTTCCTTACGGTTAATCAGATTAAGAATGTTCCTCCTATTCCTAAGGAGGTAAAAGGAACACAGACGCTTTACACTTATGATGACATTATTCAGGGTAAGGCTTACTTCCAGAAATATGTGCTTATGGATCATGGAACTCTCCTTGGTAACGGTGCATATATCGGACCTGACTACACATCCTGGATACTTCATGAAAAAATAGTCCAGCTTCAGAACATCTATGCACAGGAAAAATACGGCAAAGATTACAACAGCCTGTCAAAAGAGGAAAAAGCTCAGATTGATTACCTGGTAACTCAGGACGTCCGTAAAAAGTCAATACTCAAAGATGGTGTTACTCAAGTAACTCCTGAACATGAAAAAGCATTTCAAGCTGCTAAGAAAAAATTAGTTGATTTTCTTGTTAAAGGAAATCCAAACTACGCATGGGTTGGTGGAATTATCAAACCTCAAGAAGCTGACAAAATTGCAGATTTTGTAGATTGGACTACTCTCGTTGCCGTAACACCAAGACCTGGAATGGAACCAAAAGATAATGTATCTGTAATAAAATCTCTTGGTGGTTCTCTTAATGTTTATAAAACACTGAACATGCATCCAACTTATACAAATAACTGGCCGCCTGAACCTGCCATTGGAATGGATGCCGGATATTCTTCTCTATTCTGGTCACTGGTTGCATTTATGGCATGTTGGACATTAACAATCATTGTAATGTGGGCTTTCTACGATTACTTCCTGAAATTTGACACAGAAAAAGAATACTCAGAAGCTCTCAAAATAACAAAACTTACACCAATGCAACAAAAAGTTATTAAGTTTGTTCCACTAGTTCCTTTATTCTTCGTGCTACAAACCTTAATGGGTGGTTATCTTGCACACCTATTCGCTGACCCACACCACAACTGGATTATTCCACAGGCAATATTCCCATTTAACGTTGCAAGAGAATTCCATCTGAACCTTGCTGTTCTCTGGATTGCAATAGGATGGCTTGCCGGTGGTCTATTTGTAGCTCCTCTTGCGTCTGGAGGAAAAGATTTCAAATTCCCCATAGCTGTTGATATTCTATGGATAGCTCTGCTAATAGTTGGTGGTGGTGGTCTTATAGGTCTGTGGCTTGGTGCCCTTGGAAAACTTCCAGATAGCCTCTGGTTCTGGCTTGGTTCTGAAGGTAGAGAATATATTGAACTTGGTAGAATATGGGATATAGGTCTTGTTGTAGGTCTTGTCCTGTGGTTTACAATAGTCTTCTTTACAGTGCGTCAAGCGGAAAAAATTACTCCTCCACTTCAGATGATGATATGGTCTGCATTCGCAATTGCTGTTCTGTATATGGCAGGAATGGCTCCTCTTACAAAAATAATGCCTAACTTCACAATTGATGATTACTTCAGATGGTGGGTTGTTCACCTCTGGGTTGAAAATACATTTGAATTATTTGCAGCTGGAACACTGGCATTCTTGACAGTAGCCCTTGGACTTGTAAGCGCCAGATTTGCAACTATTATGATGTTCTTTGAAGCATTCCTGATTGTTGCTGCAGGAACAATAGGAACAGGTCACCATTACTTCTGGATGGGTGAAAATGAATACTGGATTGCATGGGGTGGTGTTCTATCATCCCTTGAACCATTACCACTTGTTATCCTGATGATTGAAGCCACAAAAGAGTATCTCCATATCAAGAAAAAAGGTGAAGCATTCCCATTCAGAATGGCTTTCCTCTGGCTTGCCGGTTCTGCATTCCTAAACTGGCTGGGTGCCGGATTTTACGGAATGCTGATTAATCTACCAATTGTTAACTACTATGAACACGGAACATACTTTGGAATGGCTCACGGACACGTGGCACTCCTTGGTGCATTTGGATACATCTCAATTGCATTCCTTTACTTCATAGCAAGGGCAAATGCACTGGCCAAGGGTCTACACTGGGACGAAAAAGTTTCAAATCTTGCATTCTGGTTAACAACAGCTGGAATATTCATCTTCGCATTCCCTGTTCTGGTAATTGGTGAAAAACAAATGGAATGGGCATTTAACTACGGATACTGGGTAGCAAGAACAAGAGAAGTTCTTGAAGGAATGGGATTCTGGCTATGGATAAGACTTATACCTGACCTTATGATTATAGCCGGTGCAGTTCTACTACTGGTAGACCTGGTATATAAACTCTATCTGTCCAAAAAAGAGGCTACAGCCACTGCAACAGCATAA
- a CDS encoding cytochrome D1 domain-containing protein: protein MMKKIILLPLTLLIVFGAFAGELAKGSQLYQKYCASCHGVDRAGTVAPPLLPLFLKKIPEKKLIKIIKNGLPATQMPAFPQLSDQQIKEIISYIKSPAKINWSKDKIIKTIQLNKDQKTKKLPVKNIKNIVAVVERGHQKVWIMEGLNILDKFDFKNVHGGLKFSPSGWKIYVPARDGWIGRYDIDKGRFYGKVRACVYLRNISLDRTGKYILVSCWLPKSIVILDAESFKPVKYIKQDGLISAIYGLYSKDQAIFTYRDKAKIGFLDTKTFKITYKNISEPYEDFFIDPFEEYIIGSSRKGTRLSVYSIAENKEVFSSKMEGMPHLASASIWYKKGKFYFATPHITKPFVTIWNLYNWKFVKKVDIDGNGFFVRTHPTTPYLWTDNGKDKIVLINRDDFSVKTIETKKGKRVIHTEFNGDGNLAYVSLYNKDGDLLIYDSITLKLLKDIPASIPIGKYNIINKSRKYQPVLLGKQVFMEKCWGCHHQTQEAFAPSFRWIVNHRKPEEIAAQIANPEVMYKKLGYKRNAMPKLNLSSYELRAIISYMMQFKDKKDAKNN from the coding sequence ATGATGAAAAAAATAATCCTGCTGCCGCTAACCCTCCTGATAGTGTTTGGTGCCTTTGCAGGGGAGTTGGCAAAAGGGAGCCAGCTGTACCAGAAATATTGTGCCTCTTGTCATGGGGTGGACAGGGCTGGGACAGTGGCTCCCCCTCTTTTACCTTTATTTTTAAAAAAAATTCCTGAAAAAAAACTGATTAAAATCATCAAAAATGGTCTTCCTGCAACACAAATGCCCGCTTTTCCACAACTATCAGACCAGCAAATTAAAGAAATAATATCATATATAAAATCACCGGCAAAGATTAACTGGTCAAAAGATAAAATTATAAAGACTATCCAGCTTAATAAAGACCAAAAAACAAAAAAACTACCGGTAAAAAATATAAAAAACATAGTAGCTGTTGTAGAAAGAGGGCATCAAAAAGTATGGATAATGGAAGGATTGAATATTTTGGACAAATTTGATTTCAAAAATGTCCATGGAGGCTTAAAGTTTTCCCCATCAGGATGGAAAATTTACGTCCCAGCCAGAGATGGATGGATAGGTAGATATGATATAGATAAAGGTAGATTTTACGGTAAAGTTAGAGCCTGCGTGTATTTAAGAAATATATCTTTAGATAGAACAGGAAAATATATACTTGTTTCCTGCTGGTTGCCAAAATCTATAGTTATTCTTGATGCGGAAAGCTTTAAGCCTGTGAAATACATAAAACAAGATGGCTTAATTTCTGCTATTTATGGACTTTATTCAAAAGACCAGGCTATTTTTACTTACAGGGATAAAGCAAAAATTGGATTTTTAGATACCAAAACTTTCAAAATAACCTACAAGAACATCTCTGAACCTTATGAGGACTTTTTTATAGACCCATTTGAAGAGTATATAATCGGTAGTTCAAGAAAAGGAACGAGATTATCTGTTTACAGCATTGCAGAAAATAAGGAAGTCTTTTCTTCAAAAATGGAGGGAATGCCCCATTTAGCCTCAGCGTCAATATGGTATAAAAAAGGTAAATTCTATTTTGCTACACCCCATATCACAAAACCTTTTGTTACAATCTGGAACCTTTATAACTGGAAATTTGTTAAAAAGGTAGATATAGATGGAAATGGATTTTTTGTCAGAACCCATCCAACAACTCCTTATTTATGGACGGATAACGGAAAAGACAAAATAGTTCTTATAAACAGAGATGATTTTTCAGTTAAAACAATAGAAACTAAAAAAGGCAAAAGAGTTATTCATACTGAATTCAACGGCGATGGAAATCTGGCTTATGTTAGCCTTTACAACAAAGATGGAGACCTTCTTATATACGACAGCATAACCCTTAAACTTTTAAAAGATATACCTGCAAGTATCCCTATTGGAAAATACAATATCATAAATAAATCCAGAAAATATCAACCTGTATTACTTGGTAAACAGGTATTTATGGAAAAATGTTGGGGCTGTCATCACCAAACCCAAGAAGCATTTGCCCCATCTTTCAGATGGATAGTAAATCACAGAAAACCGGAAGAAATAGCAGCCCAAATAGCAAATCCTGAAGTTATGTATAAAAAACTTGGTTATAAAAGAAATGCAATGCCTAAGTTAAATCTTTCATCTTACGAATTAAGGGCTATTATATCTTATATGATGCAATTTAAGGACAAAAAAGATGCTAAGAATAACTGA
- a CDS encoding radical SAM protein, translating to MLRITEYIKKTLDGKEIKPFNGKILIWNLTNACNLFCQHCYSAANTSRNGEISINEIRKQIPYLKKAGVKVLILSGGEPLIREDIFDIAQLFNENGFVTTLSTNGLLINEKNIDQIKKQFSYVGISIDGDEKTHDRFRGMKGAFKRSMESVRLVRDSGIKVGIRFTLSSMTEKALPFIFSLVEKENIPKVYISHLVYSGRGKHLSQTEKERYRKHVDFIIDKSFEYVEKGIPIDVVTGNNEADAVVLYYKFKEKYPEKAKLLYENLKRWGGNQAGVRIFDIDYRGYIKPDTYFPYKIGNIYEKNFYDIVNSNGLLTKLRQHPRPVKGRCANCRYLEICNGNSRSRAYAVYGDIFAEDPDCYISEEGEGNEKNTAASAYTG from the coding sequence ATGCTAAGAATAACTGAGTATATTAAAAAAACTTTAGATGGAAAGGAAATTAAACCCTTCAATGGAAAAATCCTAATCTGGAATCTCACAAATGCCTGTAATCTTTTCTGTCAGCATTGTTACTCTGCAGCAAACACCTCAAGAAATGGCGAAATCTCTATTAATGAGATAAGAAAGCAAATTCCATATCTTAAAAAAGCCGGTGTAAAGGTTCTTATACTTTCAGGAGGAGAACCACTTATCAGAGAGGATATATTTGATATTGCCCAGCTTTTTAATGAAAATGGTTTTGTAACAACCCTTTCAACAAACGGTCTTTTAATAAATGAAAAAAACATAGACCAGATAAAAAAGCAGTTTTCCTATGTGGGAATTAGCATAGATGGGGACGAAAAAACCCATGACAGATTTAGAGGAATGAAAGGTGCCTTCAAACGTTCAATGGAATCTGTCCGGCTAGTAAGGGACAGTGGTATAAAGGTAGGTATTAGATTTACCTTATCCTCAATGACAGAAAAAGCCCTGCCGTTTATTTTCTCACTGGTAGAAAAAGAAAATATCCCAAAAGTCTATATATCCCATCTTGTTTATTCAGGTAGAGGAAAACATCTTTCACAGACAGAAAAAGAAAGATATAGAAAACATGTTGATTTCATAATAGATAAATCCTTTGAGTATGTGGAAAAAGGTATTCCTATAGATGTTGTAACAGGAAACAACGAAGCAGACGCAGTTGTTTTATACTATAAATTCAAAGAAAAATATCCGGAAAAAGCAAAGCTTTTATATGAAAACCTCAAAAGATGGGGTGGAAATCAAGCTGGAGTCAGAATTTTTGATATAGATTACAGAGGTTATATAAAACCTGATACATATTTTCCATACAAGATTGGAAATATCTATGAAAAAAACTTTTATGATATAGTGAATTCAAACGGACTATTAACAAAACTCCGTCAGCATCCACGCCCGGTTAAAGGAAGATGTGCAAATTGCAGATATCTTGAAATATGCAATGGTAATTCCCGTTCAAGAGCTTACGCAGTCTATGGCGATATATTTGCAGAAGATCCAGACTGTTATATATCTGAAGAAGGAGAGGGTAATGAGAAAAACACTGCTGCTTCTGCTTATACTGGTTAA
- a CDS encoding cytochrome D1 domain-containing protein, with protein MRKTLLLLLILVNISLAEKLYVVERERGSLAVIENDRLIGEIHDLGNLNHAVVKTDGDYSYCIARNGYFSKIDNIHDKLLKKIKPGNSGIGFTFIDKYIAIAHYDPKKVTILTKDLDIYKEIKTGSRNVGIKPYKNLLAFALMDKDEIWVLDAKKDFQRVYRVENAGKMPFDALIDKNRYIVGFFKERGVGILDLDKFIYKKAKFLSKNKQEIVFKIPHFGMWGVVGNIALIPAVGEKRAYVVDINKMAVIDHIDLAGLPVFISVSPDKKIAVVNYSGDKDELLSVIDLKKLKVIKTFPAGKRVMHIRFSKDGKKLYVSSYFDNSVKIFDTKSWKKLKEITVPNPSGIFIVR; from the coding sequence ATGAGAAAAACACTGCTGCTTCTGCTTATACTGGTTAATATTTCTCTTGCTGAAAAACTTTATGTTGTGGAAAGGGAAAGGGGTTCCCTTGCTGTTATTGAAAATGACAGGCTTATTGGAGAAATCCATGATCTTGGGAATTTAAATCATGCTGTTGTTAAAACAGATGGAGACTATAGCTATTGCATAGCTAGAAATGGATACTTTTCAAAAATAGATAATATCCATGATAAATTGCTCAAAAAAATAAAACCAGGAAACAGCGGGATAGGATTTACATTTATTGATAAATACATAGCCATTGCCCATTATGACCCAAAGAAAGTAACAATCCTAACAAAAGACCTTGATATCTATAAAGAAATAAAAACAGGTTCAAGAAATGTAGGCATAAAACCATATAAAAATCTTCTTGCATTTGCCCTCATGGATAAAGATGAGATATGGGTTCTTGATGCAAAAAAAGATTTTCAAAGGGTTTACAGGGTGGAAAATGCCGGCAAAATGCCCTTTGATGCTCTTATTGATAAGAACAGATACATAGTGGGATTTTTCAAAGAAAGAGGTGTTGGAATTCTTGATTTAGATAAATTTATATACAAAAAGGCAAAATTCCTCTCAAAAAACAAACAGGAAATAGTTTTCAAAATTCCACACTTTGGAATGTGGGGTGTCGTCGGAAATATAGCACTGATCCCGGCAGTTGGAGAGAAAAGGGCTTATGTTGTTGATATAAACAAAATGGCTGTTATTGACCATATAGATCTTGCAGGTTTACCAGTTTTTATATCAGTATCCCCTGATAAAAAAATAGCAGTAGTTAATTACAGCGGCGATAAAGATGAACTTTTATCTGTTATAGACCTGAAAAAACTAAAGGTAATCAAAACCTTCCCTGCAGGAAAAAGAGTAATGCACATAAGATTTTCCAAAGACGGTAAAAAGCTGTATGTATCCTCATACTTTGATAATTCTGTGAAAATCTTTGATACAAAAAGCTGGAAAAAGCTAAAGGAAATTACTGTTCCAAATCCATCAGGTATTTTTATCGTTAGATAA
- a CDS encoding Rrf2 family transcriptional regulator, which produces MLSAACKDAIRAMIYISNLSQKKEYTGKFISIHKVAKDLRISFYFLSKNLQKLVKAGLLKSHRGPTGGVKLAKKPENIKLIDIIAVIDGMDFFHTCILGFEECSDENPCTVHNLWAAKRQEIYELFNNTTLKDAAENIEKFENIKV; this is translated from the coding sequence ATGCTATCAGCAGCCTGTAAAGACGCTATTAGGGCAATGATATATATATCAAATCTGTCTCAAAAAAAAGAATATACAGGAAAATTTATATCTATTCATAAAGTGGCTAAAGACCTGCGTATTTCTTTTTATTTTCTGTCCAAGAATTTACAAAAACTTGTAAAAGCAGGGTTATTAAAATCCCATAGAGGTCCTACAGGTGGAGTAAAACTGGCAAAAAAACCGGAAAATATAAAACTTATAGACATAATTGCTGTCATTGATGGAATGGATTTTTTTCATACCTGTATCCTTGGTTTTGAGGAATGCTCAGACGAAAATCCATGCACAGTTCATAATCTCTGGGCTGCTAAAAGACAGGAAATATACGAACTTTTTAACAACACAACCTTAAAAGATGCAGCTGAAAATATTGAAAAATTTGAAAATATAAAAGTTTAG
- a CDS encoding CopD family protein — MSVIVMTIHLLAASFWIGGMLFMVLALSPYVRKLPKEISVQAYQAVGRRYSFWGTVIGLPVLFLTGLYNMKTMGVSFSQFMHPNSPYVSTLHHKVHLFILTAILAVIHDFYLGPRSHLNEKYKTAARIIGIVNLILGLSIIFLAAKLRLGG, encoded by the coding sequence TAATGACCATTCATCTCCTTGCTGCTTCATTCTGGATTGGTGGAATGCTTTTTATGGTTCTTGCACTTTCACCTTATGTAAGGAAACTTCCTAAGGAAATTAGTGTGCAGGCTTACCAGGCAGTAGGAAGAAGATATAGCTTTTGGGGAACAGTCATTGGTTTGCCGGTTTTATTCTTGACTGGATTATATAACATGAAAACTATGGGTGTGTCTTTTTCACAATTTATGCATCCAAATAGTCCTTATGTTTCAACACTGCATCATAAAGTCCATCTGTTTATACTTACTGCAATACTTGCAGTAATTCACGACTTTTATCTGGGACCCCGTTCACATCTAAATGAAAAGTATAAGACTGCAGCAAGAATAATAGGTATTGTCAATCTGATTTTAGGACTGTCAATTATATTCCTCGCTGCAAAACTGAGATTAGGAGGATAA